GACCAGAGGGTCTTGGGCTATACTCTTTCATATTCTACTACGTTGGAATCCTGGGAGTATTTTCGGACTTTGGCGTTAACTTCTATGTAACGAAGGAAGTCTCCAAGGATAAAAATAGACTCCGCGATTTAGTTCCAGTAGCCCTTGGACTGAAGATTTCCTTAGCATTTATGAATTTCGTGATTCTAGCCGTAATAACTCTATTCCTTCCAAAGCCCCTCTGGGTGAAGCTCCTGATCTTGGGAGTTGGCGTAGAAGCTATTCTATACTGGGTAGCTACTTTCTTTACTGGACTTATGTACGCGCATGAGGTTACCAAGTATGAGGCTATAGCGAGAATCACAGAAAGGTGCTGGGCCTTTATAACGGGAGTTCCAATTCTGTACTACCTCAGATCACTGCGAACCTTTGTGGAAGCCTTAGTGGCTGGATACGTTATCAGAGATACCATGAGGATTTACTTCACAACCAAAATTGCCGGATTTGTGAGGCCTAAGTTTAAACTTAAAGAGTGGCTAGGGATTCTCAGAAGGTCATATCCCTTCTGGCTAATCAACCTATTCACCATGATATACTATCAGACCGATGTTGTCATGCTAAACCTGCTGAGGGGAAATTACGAGACGGGCCTTTATAGAGGGGCATATATGTTTATTCAAGTTGCCTTGCTTGTCCCTACGGTTGTGATTCCAACCATCTTACCTCCAATGGCAAGGCTATGGGAGAAGGATAGGAGAATAGTCAGAACGCTGTTCAATAAAGCCTATATGACCCTCTTAGGACTAGGAATCGTAGGTGCCGGTGGATTGATGGCATTCCCTAACCTCTTGATCAGCATTTTCTTGGGAAGTAAATTCCTACCCAGCATTCCAATTCTCAAAATCCTAGGGGTTGCAGTTCCTTTTATGTTCCTGAACTCCCTTATAGGAAGTCTAATGAACGCAACCGGTAAGGAGCTTGAGTTTACGAAGATAGTGGGCTTCACGGCCCTGCTAAATGTAGTGCTGAACTATATTCTCATATCCAAGTATGGAGCCTCTGGAGCGGCACTTGCAACTTTAGTTTCTCAGGTCTCTGTGACCATCATGGGAAGTTATAAAGCCTATCATCATCTAAAAATTTAAATACTTATATTGATAGTGCTGAGTATGCGATCCCTTAAGGATTTAAGTCCCCAAGAGGTCGAGAAGATTCGTGAAGAAGTGAGAAGGTTAAGAAAGAAGGGCTTGAGTTATTCCAAGATAAGCGAGATTATTAAGGAAAAGAAGGGAGTTAAGATTTCAAAGGCCACTGTTATGAGATGGTGCAAAGGGGAGAGTGATCCTCTGAGGAAA
This is a stretch of genomic DNA from Pyrococcus kukulkanii. It encodes these proteins:
- a CDS encoding flippase — its product is MLKYSRKFLAYGIIVVMGRTLGPEGLGLYSFIFYYVGILGVFSDFGVNFYVTKEVSKDKNRLRDLVPVALGLKISLAFMNFVILAVITLFLPKPLWVKLLILGVGVEAILYWVATFFTGLMYAHEVTKYEAIARITERCWAFITGVPILYYLRSLRTFVEALVAGYVIRDTMRIYFTTKIAGFVRPKFKLKEWLGILRRSYPFWLINLFTMIYYQTDVVMLNLLRGNYETGLYRGAYMFIQVALLVPTVVIPTILPPMARLWEKDRRIVRTLFNKAYMTLLGLGIVGAGGLMAFPNLLISIFLGSKFLPSIPILKILGVAVPFMFLNSLIGSLMNATGKELEFTKIVGFTALLNVVLNYILISKYGASGAALATLVSQVSVTIMGSYKAYHHLKI